One window from the genome of Corvus moneduloides isolate bCorMon1 chromosome 9, bCorMon1.pri, whole genome shotgun sequence encodes:
- the SASS6 gene encoding spindle assembly abnormal protein 6 homolog, whose translation MLRPLPAGGSKMAAERIFDRAVSVRVRGCGCEERRLNVRVNIELLSISNPVHKKDLAVRLTDDTDPFFLYNLVISEEDFQSLKSQQGLLVDFSAFPQKFIDLLQQCIQEQNKDIPRFLLQLVSSAPALDHTPVSLNVVETNPFKHLTHLSLKFLPGTDAEIKKFLANCLKCLKEDKMMLEEKLKKTEEDLTRQLSYTQQNLSEKSRELDKLKNEWTSYTTALSNKHSQELTSEKERALQAQTQYQQQHEQQKKELENLHQKSIQQLQTRLSELEVINKDLTERRYKGDSTVRELKAKLSGLEDECQRAKQEVLSLRRENTTLDAECHEKEKLINQLQTRVAVLEQEIKDKDQLVTRTKEVLDATQEQKVILEESTEEKQRHIEKLETTIKSLSAELLKANEIIKKLQGDLKTLMSKLKLKNTVTIQQEKLLAEKEEKLQKEQRESQEMGQSLQMKEQEVCKLQEQLESTIQKLEESKQLLKTNENVITWLNKQLSEVQMAKKLDTSASAHGGGRAAVSPHSMPDRPSFHSSGISHPISPFYAFQNFLEPTHNKNGNSQCPVPKVQLNSQLLKLSRCSDAHTVPAAGHPANKENGDQLGLESKYFKRKDDSIPLRGLSQNTLNSEYLRPYLPTKAQLSPKAAGTPASAYFPGS comes from the exons ATGTTGCGGCCCCTCCCCGCGGGCGGGAGCAAGATGGCGGCGGAGCGCATCTTCGACCGGGCGGTGTCGGTGCGAGTGCGCGGCTGCGGCTGCGAGGAGCG GAGATTAAATGTTCGAGTGAATATTGAACTACTGTCAATTTCTAATCCTGTCCATAAAAAG GACTTAGCTGTTCGATTGACTGATGATACtgatccttttttcctttataaccTTGTCATATCTGAGGAAGATTTTCAAAG TTTGAAGTCCCAACAAGGTCTCTTGGTAGACTTCTCTGCTTTCCCGCAAAAATTTATAGATCTGCTTCAGCAATGCATTCAGGAGCAGAACAAAGATATCCCAAG GTTTTTGCTGCAGTTAGTTTCTTCAGCACCTGCGCTAGATCATACACCTGTCTCTTTAAATGTAGTGGAGACCAACCCCTTCAAACACCTTACCCATCTCTCTCTAAAATTCCTGCCAGGAACTGATGcggaaataaagaaatttttagcCAACTGTTTGAAATGCCTTAAG GAGGATAAAATGATGTTggaagaaaagcttaaaaaaactGAAGAGGATCTTACCAGGCAACTGAGCTACACTCAACAG AACTTGTCAGAGAAGAGCCGTGAACTTgacaaactgaaaaatgaatggACGTCCTACACTACAGCTCTGAGCAACAAACACTCACAGGAGCTGAcaagtgaaaaggaaagagctCTCCAG GCACAAACTCAGTACCAACAACAGCACgaacaacagaaaaaggagTTGGAAAATTTGCATCAGAAAAGTATTCAGCAGTTGCAGACCAGACTCTCAGAACTCGAGGTCATCAATAAGGACCTGACAGAGAGGAGATACAAAGGAGACTCCACAGTCAGAGAActgaaagcaaagctttctGGATTAGAAGAT GAATGccaaagagcaaagcaggaggTGCTGTCCCTGCGCCGGGAGAACACAACTCTGGATGCTGAATGTcatgaaaaagagaaactcATTAATCAGCTGCAGACACGAGTTGCTGTCCTGGAACAAGAGATCAAAGACAAAGATCAGCTTGTCACCAGAACAAAAGAAGTCTTGGATGCAACACAAGAGCAAAAG GTGATACTGGAAGAGAgtacagaggaaaagcaaaggcatATTGAAAAACTAGAGACAACAATTAAGTCGCTGTCAGCTGAACTCCTTAAG GCTAATGAAATTATCAAGAAATTACAAGGAGATTTGAAAACTCTAATGagtaaattaaaattgaaaaatacagtaacaattcaacaagaaaaaCTAttggcagaaaaagaagagaaacttcAAAAAGAGCAGAGGGAGTCACAGGAGATGGGACAATCTCTTCAGATGAAAGAGCAGGAG GTTTGCAAGCTACAAGAACAGCTAGAAAGTACAATACAAAAACTCGAAGAAAGCAAGCAGTTACTGAAAACCAATGAAAATG tTATCACCTGGTTGAACAAACAGCTGAGTGAAGTTCAGATGGCAAAGAAGCTGGACACCTCTGCCAGTGCCCATGGTGGTGGGAGGGCTGCTGTTTCACCTCACAGCATG cCTGACCGACCATCCTTTCACAGCTCGGGAATCAGTCATCCCATTTCTCCTTTCTATGCCTTCCAGAACTTTCTGGAACCGACACACAACAAAAATGGGAATTCCCAATGTCCAGTACCAAAG GTTCAGTTGAACTCACAGCTTTTGAAATTGAGTCGATGTTCGGATGCTCACACAGTGCCTGCAGCCGGTCACCCAGCGAATAAGGAGAA TGGTGATCAGCTGGGTCTGGAATCCAAGTATTTCAAGAGAAAAGATGACAGCATTCCTTTACGAGGGCTTAGTCAAAACACACTTAACTCGG AGTACCTGAGACCCTACTTGCCAACCAAAGCCCAGCTGTCACCAAAAGCTGCTGGAACACCAGCCTCGGCCTATTTTCCTGGATCATAG
- the MFSD14A gene encoding hippocampus abundant transcript 1 protein codes for MRARWGCPRWRRAREGWRRPRRRDGGSRGPKGAGSGRWCRRWCRPPGCDGKMTQAGKKKKRAVNRSIMLAKKIIIKDGGTPQGIGSPSVYHAVIVIFLEFFAWGLLTAPTLVVLHETFPKHTFLMNGLIQGVKGLLSFLSAPLIGALSDVWGRKSFLLLTVFFTCAPIPLMKISPWWYFAVISVSGVFAVTFSVVFAYVADITQEHERSMAYGLVSATFAASLVTSPAIGAYLGRAYGDSLVVVLATAIALLDICFILVAVPESLPEKMRPASWGAPISWEQADPFASLKKVGQDSIVLLICITVFLSYLPEAGQYSSFFLYLRQIMGFSSESVAAFIAVLGILSIIAQTIVLSLLMRSIGNKNTILLGLGFQILQLAWYGFGSEPWMMWAAGAVAAMSSITFPAVSALVSRTADADQQGVVQGMITGIRGLCNGLGPALYGFIFYIFHVELNELPMPESPSGGSVVAQYHLQQNSIIPGPPFLFGACSVLLALLVALFIPEHTNLNVRSSNWKKHCGSHGHPHSPQAPGEAKEPLLQDTNV; via the exons ATGCGCGCGCGGTGGGGCTgcccaagatggcggcgggcgCGTGAGGGGTGGCGGCGGCCGCGCCGGAGGGACGGAGGGAGCCGAGGCCCGAAGGGAGCCGGGAGCGGCCGCTGGTGCCGTCGCTGGTGCCGCCCCCCGGGGTGCGATGGTAAAATGACCCAGGcggggaagaagaagaagcgCGCCGTGAACCGCAGCATCATGCTGGCCAAGAAGATCATCATTAAGGACGGCGGGACG cCTCAAGGAATAGGTTCACCTAGTGTCTACCATGCTGTTATTGTGATCTTCTTGGAGTTTTTTGCTTGGGGACTCCTGACAGCTCCCACTCTAGTG GTTTTGCATGAAACCTTCCCAAAACATACATTTCTAATGAATGGTCTAATTCAAGGTGTAAAG GGCTTATTGTCGTTTCTCAGTGCCCCACTCATAGGTGCCCTGTCTGACGTGTGGGGACGAAAGTCCTTCTTGCTGCTAACAGTATTTTTCACCTGTGCACCAATACCACTAATGAAGATCAGCCCATG GTGGTACTTTGCTGTAATCTCCGTGTCTGGAGTTTTTGCAGTGacattttctgtagtttttgCATATGTAGCAGACATAACCCAAGAACATGAGAGAAGCATGGCCTATGGTTTG GTTTCGGCAACTTTTGCAGCAAGTTTAGTCACCAGCCCTGCTATCGGTGCCTACCTTGGCCGAGCGTACGGAGACAGCCTGGTGGTGGTGCTGGCTACAGCAATCGCCCTGCTGGACATTTGTTTTATCCTTGTTGCTGTACCGGAATCGCTGCCAGAGAAGATGAGGCCAGCATCCTGGGGAGCACCCATTTCGTGGGAACAGGCTGACCCCTTTGCA TCCCTGAAGAAAGTCGGCCAGGACTCCATTGTGCTGCTAATCTGCATAACAGTCTTTCTTTCCTACCTCCCAGAGGCAGGCCAATATTCCAGCTTCTTCCTATACCTCAGACAG ataatgGGATTTTCATCTGAAAGTGTTGCAGCATTTATAGCAGTCCTTGGGATTCTTTCCATTATTGCACAG ACAATAGTGTTGAGTTTATTGATGCGGTCCATTGGAAATAAGAACACCATCCTGCTGGGCCTGGGGTTCCAAATACTGCAGCTGGCGTGGTATGGCTTTGGATCAGAGCCATG GATGATGTGGGCAGCCGGCGCTGTGGCCGCCATGTCCAGCATTACTTTCCCAGCTGTCAGCGCCCTGGTCTCACGAACTGCTGATGCGGACCAGCAGG GTGTTGTTCAGGGGATGATTACAGGAATTCGAGGACTCTGTAATGGTTTGGGACCAGCACTTTATGGTTTTATATTCTATATATTTCACGTTGAATTGAATGAACTGCCCATGCCCGAATCACCATCAGGAGGTAGTGTGGTTGCACAGTACCATTTACAACAG AATTCCATAATTCCTGGACCCCCGTTCTTATTTGGAGCATGCTCTGTGCTGTTGGCATTACTTGTTGCCTTGTTTATTCCTGAACACACAAACCTAAATGTAAGATCCAGCAACTGGAAGAAACACTGTGGCAGTCATGGCCATCCCCACAGCCCACAAGCTCCTGGTGAAGCTAAAGAACCTTTACTGCAAGATACAAATGTATGA